In Nitrosococcus oceani ATCC 19707, the following proteins share a genomic window:
- the nuoK gene encoding NADH-quinone oxidoreductase subunit NuoK, with amino-acid sequence MLASIPTEHGLYLAAALFILGLIGVLVRRNLIFMLLSLEIMLNATGLAFIVAGARWGEAEGQIMFMLILTLAAAEAAVALALILLVYRRFGTLDADRLSRMRG; translated from the coding sequence ATGCTAGCCTCGATCCCCACGGAACATGGCCTGTATCTGGCTGCCGCCCTCTTCATCCTAGGGCTAATAGGCGTCTTGGTGCGCCGCAATCTTATTTTCATGCTCCTGTCCCTGGAAATTATGCTCAATGCCACGGGACTGGCTTTTATCGTGGCGGGCGCCCGTTGGGGAGAGGCGGAAGGACAAATTATGTTCATGCTTATCTTGACTCTGGCGGCGGCAGAGGCAGCCGTTGCCTTGGCGTTGATTTTGCTGGTTTACCGTCGTTTTGGCACCCTGGATGCCGATCGCCTTAGCAGGATGCGAGGTTGA